One window from the genome of Ovis canadensis isolate MfBH-ARS-UI-01 breed Bighorn chromosome 21, ARS-UI_OviCan_v2, whole genome shotgun sequence encodes:
- the LOC138426468 gene encoding LOW QUALITY PROTEIN: olfactory receptor 8G1-like (The sequence of the model RefSeq protein was modified relative to this genomic sequence to represent the inferred CDS: substituted 1 base at 1 genomic stop codon), with protein sequence MDPGNHSSVTEFILAGLTEQPRLQLPLFLLFLGIYVVTVVGNLGMIILIGLSSCLHTPMYYFLSSLSFIDLCQCTVITPRMLVNFMTEKSIISYPECITQLYFFLLFAISECYMLAAMAYDRYVAICSPLLYNIIMSHQACFSLISGVYMMGLICAFSHTGCTLRVHFCKLDVINHYFCDLLSLLKLSCSSTYVNELLVLCFSALNIFAPSLIIVSSYVIIISSVLRIPSVKGRSKAFSTCSSHISAVAIFYGSAAFMYLQPSSVSSMDEGKVSSVFYTIVVPMLNPLIYSLRNRDVNVALKKMLERRIFFXSEII encoded by the coding sequence ATGGACCCTGGAAATCACTCATCAGTGACTGAATTCATCCTTGCTGGCCTCACAGAACAGCCACGACTCCAgctgccccttttcctcctcttcctaggAATCTATGTGGTCACGGTGGTGGGGAACCTGGGCATGATCATATTGATTGGGCTCAGTTCTTGCCTGCACACTCCCATGTACTATTTCCTAAGCAGCTTGTCTTTCATTGACCTCTGTCAGTGCACTGTCATTACCCCCAGAATGCTGGTGAACTTTATGACAGAGAAGAGCATCATCTCCTACCCTGAATGCATAACTcagctttacttcttccttctttttgctATCTCTGAGTGTTACATGTTGGCTGCAATGGCATATGATCGCTATGTTGCCATCTGTAGCCCCTTGCTGTATAATATTATCATGTCACATCAGGCCTGTTTCTCCCTCATTTCGGGAGTGTATATGATGGGATTGATATGTGCCTTCTCCCACACAGGCTGCACACTTAGAGTTCATTTCTGCAAATTAGATGTGATCAACCATTATTTCTGTGATCTCCTGTCCCTCCTAAAGCTTTCCTGCTCTAGCACCTATGTCAACGAATTACTGGTTCTATGTTTTAGCGCACTTAACATCTTTGCCCCCAGCCTGATCATTGTCAGCTCCTACGTCATCATTATTTCCAGCGTCCTCCGCATTCCTTCAGTGAAGGGCAGATCTAAAGCCTTCAGCACATGCAGCTCCCACATCTCAGCTGTTGCTATTTTCTATGGGTCTGCAGCATTCATGTATCTGCAGCCATCATCAGTCAGTTCCATGGATGAAGGGAAAGTGTCCTCTGTGTTTTACACTATTGTTGTACCCATGCTGAACCCCCTGATTTATAGTCTACGGAACAGGGATGTCAATGTTGCCCTGAAGAAAATGCTAGAGAGAAGAATATTCTTCTAATCAGAAATAATATGA
- the LOC138427323 gene encoding olfactory receptor 8G1-like — protein sequence MQMEMAAENNSSVTEFILAGLTEQPRLQLPFFLLFLGIYVVTVVGNVGMIILIGLSSRLHTPMYYFLSSLSFIDLCQSTVVTPKMLVNFVTEKNIISYPECMTQLFFFLVFIIAECYLLAAMAYDRYVAICSPLLYNSIMSHQACFSLISGVYMMGLVCAFSHTGCMLRVHFCKLDVINHYFCDLLPLLKLSCSSTYVNEILVLCFGALNIFAPILTILSSYIFIISSILHIRSMEGRSKAFSTCSSHISAVTIFYGSEAFMYLQPSSVSSMDQGKVSSVFYTIVVPLLNPLIYSLRNKDVNVALKKILERRIFL from the coding sequence ATGCAGATGGAAATGGCAGCAGAAAATAACTCCTCAGTGACTGAGTTCATCCTTGCTGGGCTCACAGAACAGCCACGACTCCAGCTgccctttttcctcctcttcttaggAATCTATGTGGTCACGGTGGTGGGGAACGTGGGCATGATTATACTGATTGGGCTCAGTTCTCGCctgcacacccccatgtactattTCCTAAGCAGTTTGTCCTTCATTGACCTCTGTCAGTCCACTGTCGTTACCCCCAAAATGCTGGTGAACTTTGTGACAGAGAAGAACATCATCTCCTATCCTGAATGCATGACccagctctttttctttcttgtttttataatTGCAGAATGTTACCTGTTGGCTGCAATGGCATATGACCGCTATGTTGCCATCTGTAGCCCCTTGCTGTATAATTCCATCATGTCACATCAGGCCTGTTTCTCCCTCATTTCGGGAGTGTATATGATGGGATTGGTATGTGCATTCTCTCACACAGGCTGTATGCTTAGGGTTCATTTCTGCAAATTAGATGTGATCAACCATTATTTCTGTGATCTTCTACCTCTCCTAAAGCTCTCCTGCTCTAGCACCTATGTCAACGAAATACTGGTTCTATGCTTTGGTGCACTTAATATCTTTGCCCCCATCCTGACCATCCTCAGCTCCTACATCTTCATCATTTCCAGCATCCTCCACATTCGTTCCATGGAGGGCAGGTCCAAAGCCTTCAGCACATGCAGCTCCCACATCTCAGCTGTCACTATTTTCTATGGATCTGAAGCATTCATGTACCTACAGCCATCATCTGTGAGTTCCATGGACCAAGGGAAAGTGTCCTCTGTGTTTTATACTATTGTTGTGCCATTGCTGAATCCCCTAATCTACAGCCTCAGGAATAAAGATGTCAATGTTGCCCtgaagaaaattcttgagagaagAATATTTTTGTGA